AACGGAGAGACAGCGACGACGGGCGTCTCGAACAACGCGCGTTCGAAGCGCTCCATCGAAAGCATCGGTCCGATGCTCGTCACTGGATTTGATGGGCCAATAACGACTGGACGATCGAGCGCAGCGAGCACCCTATTGGTCGGCGTCGCCTGTTCTGCACCCCGAAATTCCACGTTTTCAACGGTACATTCGCCGTCACGTGCAACCCAAAACTCCTGAAAGTGCATCGGTCCCTCGGGCGTGTGAATGATTGACGTCACTGGATCGTCGCTCATCGGTAGCAGAGTTCGCTCCAGATCGAAGGCGTCAGCGAGGATTTGTGTCGCTTCGGTCAGCGTGCGACCCTCATCGAGCAGGCTCGTCCGGGTCACGTGGACAGCGCGGTCACGGTCGCCAATGAACATGAACTCCGCGACGCCCGAAAACCGTCGCCAGCTGGCGATCTCACGCCCCGCTGTCTGCTCATCAGGAGGAAGATAACGCGGGCCAGGATCGATACCTGCACTGTCAGCAAGCCGGTGGAGTTCGTCGTGCGTGCTGCTCTCGTCCGAATCGATCCCCCACCACGTCTCCTGGTCGAGGACGCCACCATCCAGAAAGAGGACGGTGTCGAGATCGGGCGAAACGAGCACGCCACCGAGTTCGATGTCGTCGCCGGTATTCCCCACGACGACCGTCTCCGAGGGAGGAAACACCGCGCTGCTCCCGGCGAGGAGTTTCGGCGTGCCCGTCCCGCCGGCAAGGAACGTCGTCATACTCCCATCCGAGAGGTGAATGCGGTTAAGTGCTTGTGCTCATCGCAACAGCGCGAAGCAACGCAGAGCGAAGCAAAGCGGGGCGAAGCGGATCGAACTGCGTCACGGAGGGAATACGAGCACGTTGGACGAGGAGAGTGATGTTCGCCGTCACGGATCTTTTATCGTATCACACCAAATCATCCCTAATGATCACGATCAAGGACAGCGTCCACGACCACATTGAAGTCGAGGGCGTCGCCGCTGCGCTGATCGACACGCCACCGGTCCAGCGTCTGCGTCGGATCGGGCAGCTCGGGACTGTCAACCTCGTGTATCCGTCGGCGAATCACACACGGTTCGAACACAGTCTTGGTGTCTACCACATCGCGAATCAGGCGCTCTCGAAGCTCGGGATCGATGGCCAGAACGCAGACCGAATCCGCGCCGCTGCGCTGCTCCACGACGTCGGCCA
The nucleotide sequence above comes from Halocatena marina. Encoded proteins:
- the cofD gene encoding 2-phospho-L-lactate transferase codes for the protein MTTFLAGGTGTPKLLAGSSAVFPPSETVVVGNTGDDIELGGVLVSPDLDTVLFLDGGVLDQETWWGIDSDESSTHDELHRLADSAGIDPGPRYLPPDEQTAGREIASWRRFSGVAEFMFIGDRDRAVHVTRTSLLDEGRTLTEATQILADAFDLERTLLPMSDDPVTSIIHTPEGPMHFQEFWVARDGECTVENVEFRGAEQATPTNRVLAALDRPVVIGPSNPVTSIGPMLSMERFERALFETPVVAVSPFIGDRVFSGPAATLMRAMGFEASTAGVAKAYPFADAFVLDTDDPTDLDRPVVRTDTTLDSPTDAERVARAVREALDRASERLETVADGGA